DNA from Magnolia sinica isolate HGM2019 chromosome 19, MsV1, whole genome shotgun sequence:
ttttttaacaaacataCTCACCTTTCCGCCACACACTTATGCACTCACACCCCCACCCCACTCACTCGCACCAAGGGGACGTCAAACCcgtgacctcatgttgaaactccaaaGGGTCTACCACTTGCATACACATATAGATTAATTTATATAGCCATTTGCTCCTTTCATTTTTTAAGTTCTAAAAGTGTAACCCTGAACTTTTCATTTACTGAATTTTCGACAATCCTTTTGATCACGGAGATTGAATAAAGATGAACACTGTCCTCACCTTTATCTTGGCACATGCCATTTTTTGTATGGCCAGTAACGCTGTTAACGAGATAGGTTCATGCTAGCCGAGGTCAGTCCAAGCCTGGCCTGCAAAGTAAAATCTAAGCAGGAGTCTCACTCAAGCTTAGAAACAGGTTGATGCAATAAAGAAAATAAGCACACACAAAACACAATAAATCCATATGGTTAGGCGTTGTGCTTACTCTACGGACGAGTTCTTGATGGAATCACTCTCTTCTAAAAACAGATCACAACCCTAATGATTTTTATCaccaaaaaattaaaagagtTTCCTTTGTGTAACTCTAATTTAATTTCTATATGGAATTATTTATACCTCGTATATGGAAATACCCAAATTACTCTATTCAATTAAGTCAGGTATTCAAATAGGGTCTTGTACAGTTCAGGTTAGGGGCACTTGCCCGGGTTGAATGCACCTTAGATCCCACGTAAGGGGCAACCCCCTCCTCTCCCATTGGAGCTTTACGCACAACTTCCTTGTACGATTCTGCAAAATACAAGACATCTATCACAACATTGAAGCACATAGGCTTGAGCTTGGCATGTGATGATTATGCATGGCCTGAGTCCGAGTTTAGCTTGAGCTCGATTACAACTACCTGCCTTTGTGCAACATCTAGACCGTTCCTTTAGTGTACCCAATCATGCATGATATTGATAAAAAATGCCCTTGAAGCCATAAATGAGTCAACCAGGCCAACTATCATAGATGTATCTCTAGTCGTGCCTGAAATGGGCTTCAATTTTAGGCCTGTCCAGCCCTTGGGCCTAGTATTTAAGCCCAAGCCCGTCCTGGAAGCTCGACAGGCCAGCCTGTCCATCAACAGCCCTTGTGGAATTGAACCTCATTACTTCAGACAAGTACAAGTCGACATATCTGACTCACATCCAAGTGCTACAAGATAACATTAGGGCTGTCAAAAGGCTTGGACCAGTTCACGCTAACGTCCGTCCAAGCCCGGCCTGTACAGTTAATCCAAGGCCTGGCCCATAACGGGCTAAAACAAATAGGACTGAACCCAAGTCCAGCTGGTCACTCACTTTTGTGCAAGATCCTGACtgttcatcaggtgtgccccGTCATACAtgatatataacaaaaatgaccTTGAAAACCCAGATGGGCCAGGCCCATTGACAGAGCCCAACTaatgaagtcttcaattttaggcttcaTCCAGCCTTCTGGCTTATGATTATAGGCCAAACCTGGTCCGACTTGGTGCAGGTGGGCCGCAATGTATGGTGCGGTGTGGTGTGATGAGAGCACCCATAATAAGGCAATTATATTAAACCACAAGATGTTATTTTGTAGAAACTATAGTTTGTTTATTTCACTAagaataatgaaaataaaaataaaagtgataCAAGAGAGATTTGTAGATATATTAAAAGATAAACAATATcctaatttaataaaattattatattcTAATAAAGCATAAATTGTAAAGGAAGAAAAGCAAGAGGGTGACTTATGGACGATACCTTCCCCTAGGAGCTGAGATAGAAGTCTCCGTCCAAAATCCTTCACATCATGTTCAGATGCAACATTGTAGAATCAGCTCAATCAacacatgtggtccacctaatgaaaagattcttccaatttttttatttttatttttatctagaTTGACttcatggtatggtccattatGTCCGTTGTGGATCTTCTGTTGAAGTGACACataagcagaaaataaaaatactgTATGCTTAAGTTTGAATAAAATGTTTATGTATATGAacgtttttccatgtaaaaaaacTAGTTCTCTTTTGTACCCAACCTCATTTTTTCTATATGAATTGTCCTAGTTGGCTCAGGCAAGATAAAAAATCATGAGTCTTAAGACATTGGACCGAATTCTCCTCTTGTTGGGGTCAACTTGGGTTTGGGTAAACATGAACCTGATTGACCTGAGTTCAAGTTGGGTTGGATCAGGTTCctcaggttgggttcaggttgtaAAATGCCTCTTTTTTTCAATAAATGAGGAATACTATTAACAAGGCTGGGCTGGACGTTGAACAAATTCTGGTCACTTTACATTAGGTTGAGAGtagtcacatgtatttgggttgggttgggttgggttgggttgggttgggcagtAGGTTGGGCTCAGATTGACCCTCAACCTACCCAAGTTGGACCCCTACTAACTCTTTCTCAATCTTTCATGTCAAGTCAGGACCTAAGGATCACATGTAAAGTGTTTTCGCTGGTTAGATAGACTTGGATGTAATTTCGTCAATGTGTTatgtctacaccatctatctattttgcaATATCGTTTTAGAAAGTATtcccaaaaatgatgaagattcAACACTTCTGTGaacctcaaaaagttttcaatggcaggcgttcaatccccactgctagTTGCATGTGGTATGTCCATTTcggctttgaatctacctcattttttgtctcattttatAAAATCATCATGCAAGATGGATAAATGGTGTGAGGTCATGACAAAACCACACCAGGTTAACACACCTCCCACGTATGCCATACGGTGATTCCAAAGGGCTACAGTGATTGGACAGTTGACAATATTCAATAAACAATAAGATGTAATAATGTGAGTTTTAAACCACATTATTGTGGTAGTCCATGAACCAAACAGGCGTAGAAGACAAGCTAAGGAAACAAAGATAAGCCAGCATGCATGTGCTCTGCATCTCTCTACTCCTTCAAGAAAAGAAATTCTAATCATGACAGTGCAGGGGGTTGGGTTTGGGTCGAGTCCTATAGTACCTGAAGTCGGGCTGAACAAATTTTTGTCCTGCAAGATCCAGGCCTTGTTCTTGAAGACCAAGATCAGGGTACAATCCAACTATCAAGTACCCTAGATGGGATATGGTAGGAAACTTACACTAAACTGATGAATTTTATATTTacctgaatgtggaccattgaaagTATTTAAAGCACACATATATTTACATGTTGGTTCTATGGTCAAACACATGActatttctatattcctctttGTAATGATCTGTTACAATTATCCTATCAAGAAGATTGGTGGGGCATGGTCCACCCACCATGGAATCACAGACCGGCTGACTGGATGATGGATGCATTGCCTATAAATTGCAAAGCCttattggaaagaaagaaaagaaaagaaaagaaaaaaaaggattgtTCTTTGGATGATCTATCTCCTGTCTGGCACTACATGGTTACACAACAAGAACTCCTAGTCattctataataaattatttatatGCGCCGAAATTGTCTAACATGACAGAAAAATCCTAATTCGTTGGTCGTTTCCATgtgtattatatttcaatattgTAAACTCCAAAGCAAAACCTGGGGTGGTGAAAGAAAGACAAAGTAGAAGTTATTACCAAGAAATTTGAAGAAAGAGAAtatgaaaatctctctctctctctctctctctctctctctctctctctctgcgcgaTTATAAGTATAGGGTGGGTAAGGCTCTGCTCATTCAGCTTAACTGAATACAAAGGAATAGATGGGAACTGAGGGTTGTATGCTTTTGTGCATTTTCCTACTTTCCGTTCTTCTCATCCCAGCTGACATATCAGCTCAGATAACGCGCCCAAATACCTATACTGGTGAGTATCATGTTGCATGAGCATTTTCATTAGCCTGTTATGCGATTTCATATTTCATTAACAGTCCCTTCACATGCGGCATGTGTGCATCGACCCATCTTAATGATAGATCGGCCATGCCGAAAGAAAGaagtgatcagatgatcctaattaCCGGAACCTTGCTATGTTTTCGGCATAGACAAGGACCACCCTATCCTtcttctatccatccatttatagGCTGGGACCTAGATCCATCCCATCGTCAACACTTTTGGGCTATGGTCTATGCATGGTCATCCACCATATCAACGATCTGGTGTCTATGCGCATGTTAACCTTGTAGAGAGCTTGATTAATGTTTTTATGTTCAACGTAGTCATGATAGCATTTCTATAATATGATTTCGGGATTTTGACCAAAGTAACCTCGTGGTATATCCAAACGCCTCAAAAATTgggatcttaaaaaaaaaatgccGTACGGTTCCCTAATGCCTTTTTGAGAAAAGTTGGGACCAAATTGCCCTGCTTGGAGCCTGGTGCCCACGCGTACTTTCATCTTATTCTTTAATTTGTTGTTTTCGCGtgactcttcttttttcttttcaagcaTGTCTTTCGGGGACCATCATCAAATCATCCGACTACATTTTCTATCATACGGTCATCGTCATAAACTTTTCTATACGTATGGGCACCATTAACTTATATGGCCCTAAAAACGGGTGTTGTTTTTGCTCCGACGACTATATTTTCTGGAGATGAAAGCCACCCATAAGTGAAAGACATTTATTttgagtagttttttttttttttttttttttggcataataatattttcttataaataaaagCCACTTTTGATTATGGATAAAGAGGGATGGTCGTAATTTGTTGTCATAGGGAGAAGTGATTGTTGAAAATGATTTGAGGTGGAGATGGATGGTTGTGGTTATAATGTGGAAGACAATGAATCAGATAGaatttaaattttataatgtATTGCTTGGGAAGCCAATAAACATATATCATTTGTTAAGGGTCAAGTTTATCATATATTAAAGATttgggttgtgattgtcatgtgTTAACGGTCTGcgtcgtggttgttatgtgttaagggtcatggttgtcagggtctaggtcatagttgtcatgtatTAAAGATCGAGGTTGTCATGCGTTAAGTGTCtaagtcgaggttgtcatgtatgcgtctaggttgtggttgtcatgtgttaagggtctaagttatcatgtgttaagggttgtgaggcccactttgggatatgtgttgaatccactttgtccattggattcaaaattcaatttaacGTCATGGACCAAAGAATAGGTTACATCAAAAAATTCTACgactcttaagaagttttcaatggtaggttttcaatctcattgatttctatggtgtggtccatttgatcctttaatatgcctcattttctggctcatgccctaaaatgatctttcaaaatggatggacagcgtagataaaatacatacatcatagtgagccccacaagACCATTCCTCTCTAGCTAGGTCTTGTAAACAGTTATGCATCACTTCTCCTCATGTTGACTTGGATTTCGAGCAAaaaccttttgcaggaagtttccACCACTGAAAGCtacattgggcccaccatgatgtttctgggaaacccactccatccatccattttagaagatcatgttaagacatgagatCAAGAATTAGACTGATAtgaaagtcaagtgggccacacgactggAAACAATAAAAAAGGGTTACTAACTATTCAAACCTTTCTAGgctctactgtaatgtttatatacaaTTCAAATGGTTTATAAAATGGCTCAAATGTCATAAAGTCCTTACCACATAGATGaactgaaagaataaaaatattagtctaatccaaagcttctgcaaccccatgaatatttcaactatgggtgtacaatatccattgttttctattgcgTGGCCCacttagctttggatctacctcatttttgggctcacgtcaTAAAATAATTTGGCAAGAcatgtgaatggtgtggatttgttACAAATACCATAGTCGGTCCCATAGTGTTTACGCCATTCGAATCCCTCCCACCATTGTATTGGGCTCAATGCAAAAGTAGTCGGGGGCAATTTCGttctaaaattttttaaaacGTTGTCGGGgctattgttatttatttattattattattatttttttaagtttcCAGTTTTGGGATGTTTGGCATTACCACAAGGCTACTTTGGTCAAAATCCCTATGAGTACCGAGTAATTGAATTTTTATATTTCCAATATTGTTGTTGCAGAGAAATACTTTAGTCCTAGATATACCTCAAGAAATCCCTACCCTCAAAGGGCCCAACCCTACGAGCATGTAGATGCAAGGAATGACAATAGGGACCTAAGAAGACCTGACCCTCGATCGGTCAAACTTGACCAGAATGGCAACAGGGACTTGAGAACACCTAACTCTCGATCGTTCAAACCCTACCAGAATGGCAATAGGGATACAAGATTACCTGACTCCCGATGGGTCGAACCCGGGACCCAAGACTACCTGAGCCTCGATCAGTCAAACCCAACCAGAATGGCAACAAGGACCCAAGACTACTTGAACCTTGATCGGTCAAACCCGACGAAAATGGCAGCAAGGACCCAAGACTACTTCAACCTTGATCGGTCAAACCCGACGAAAATGGCAGCAAGGACCCAAGACTACTTAAGCCTCGATCAGTTGAACCCAACCAGAATGGCAGGAGGAACCCGAGATTACCCGACCTTCAATCGGTCAAACCCGACCAGAATGGTTGCGGGGACCCGAGACTATCCAGCCATCGATCGATCAAACCCGACAAGGATGGTAGCAGGGACCCAAGACTACCTGGCCCTCGATCGGTCAAACCCGACCAAAATGGCTGCAAGGACCCGAGATTACCCGACCCTCGATCGGTCAAACCCGACCATAATGGCTACAAGGATCCGAGACTACCCAATGCTCGATCGGTCAAACCCGACCACAATGGCTACAAGGACCCGAGACTACCCAACCCTCGATCGGTCATATCCGACCAAAATGGCTGCAAAGATCCAAGACTACCCGACCCTTGACCAGTCAAACCCCACCAGAATGACATCAAGCACCCAAGACTACTTGACCAGAATGGTAGTGAGGACCTACCCGACCGTCGATCAGTCAAACCCGAATAGAATGACAGTAAGGACCCGTGTCTACCCGACCGTCGATCGGTCAAACCCGACCAGCATGGCACCAAGGATCCAAGACTACCCAACCCTTGATCAGTCAAACCCAACCAAAATGGTAGGAGGGACCCAAGACTACCCAACACTTTATCAACCAAACCCGACCAGAATGGTAGCAAGGACCCGAGACTACCTGACCCTCGATCAGTCGAACCCGACCAGAATGGCAACAGGGAACCGTGACCACCTTATCCTGGATCGATCAACCGCGGACAGAATGGCGACAAGGACTCAAGAATACCTCACCATTGATTGGTCAAACCCTACCAGAATGGTGGATAGAAGCCAAGACTACCTAGCTCTCTATCAGTCGAACCCGACCAGAATTGCAGCGGGGACGCAAGACTATATGACCCTCGATCGGTCAAAACCAATGCAGCGCATGCCGAATCCATCCGCACAGGAGGTTACCTGTAAAGACCGACTTGCGATCATTATAAATTTACATGTATAACCAAATGCTTATAGAGAGGTTCTTGTCACCAACCGGTTGGACCCCTAATTTATGGTCCAACCAGAGGaataatttccatccaatcataTGTATGTGTCATGATGCCCATCTAAAACGTTGCCCTCATTATGAAAATCacctatcatgtgggccataccagtaTCTTCAATGTAGTAACGGCTACCCATTGTTTTCATTGCTGTGGCCCATCCACTGAGGGAATTCAGCTGAATTTTTCAGTAGGTGTTTCTCATGGAGGGGCCAACGGGTTTGACGGGCTGGATCTCACACAAAAATGACAGGTTGGGAGTTATCTGGTGGTTGGATTTTTAACTTAATCTTCCAACCGGTTGTGCATAAGCATTTCTCGTAGTTACGTATATAAGCTTGTTTTATATTAGCATGGGCTACTGGTATGAAGCTTAAGTTCTATGTTGTTTGAGCCCTATAAAATGGTTATGTATCCAAGAATAAAGTTGTATTGAATCTCTTACATGTTAGGCTTTCAAtttgcttcttctcttttttagcACTCAATGAAGGAGACATTCTTATTTAGAATTAAAATCAGATATTTTTATGCAATGCCACCCGTTTTGCGGCCTAATCAGACAGAAGTGGTGGGTGGACAGATATTAGACCATTGAAAATATGTGGATTATGTATGACCGTTCCAAGATGGTGGACAGCAATTTAGACTGTTCAAGACAAGAGAAACAGTGATCTGAACCATCCCAAGATGGTAGGCAGCAATATGGATTGATTCTTCGATAATATAGGCAAAGACATAACCAATTCTTAGAGGTATTTTAGTCCATTTTTAAAATGGCTAATAGTTCAGGACTTGGATCTGATTGCAAGtggtaaaatagaaaataaagggACTCCTTGAAATGGGTGGATAAAAAATTAAAGACGTAAAAAGAGTTGCCAAACCCTGGGTCAAGCCCAACAGGTTCAGATGCGCTAGGGCAGTCGGGCCCGTTGTCctgttggatggttaagatcatctgatcaagCTCATTATCGTCCCATTGGATGGATTCTCTCCTGTTTGAGACAAGGCTTTGACCAAGTACTCACATGACTGTGCAACTGTAGAGTTTTTTTCTCCGTTCAAGTAAGGTGAAATAACTCGTAATAGACCATCGTATATTGGGACAACTGGCCCTATTGGGGTCATGGGAACCATATAGTTGAATAGAGTTATTGAAGGAAAAAATTGCCCTTATTGGGAGAGAACTTGTGTCACACCCCAATTcaaaaaatgaactcacaaaatttaTGAGCTCTGGATCtagcacactacaagaaaattgtcatttaccggcggtcaaaaccgccggcaaagtCCAGAAAACCGCTGGCAAATATTTTGCCCGCAGTTacctaacagccggtaaagcctcagtcggtaaaggctttaccggcggtcaggacctttCCTGACaattgtgctggacgccgctaaatcgtcAGCTTTTTATTGAAATGCTAtcaatagctacggttatagtccgtagtaaaaccgtagctatagatttaaaaacatatggctacgaattaaatcGGTTGCTATAGAACTCATGGCTACTGATAACCCGTAGCCATAGAGCAAATCTTTTTCTTCAGCAAGACAAaaaaaagcagagagagagaggaaaagaaaaggtGACACTCATttatcttagtttttttttttctttttatgctgCGAATGTTATCATCCTTGCTCAGGCCTTCTCTTTCACTGGAGATGTTATCAAATGATGCAATGTGGTCGCTTGGACAACTATGCTTGGACCTGAATCCTGGGAGCAGATCAAACCGGTGTGCTTGAGGCTGAAATTCCTCTCATTGCCCTTGTGTAGAAAACGTCGCAGTGGCCAAGGAAGGACCACCACCAGGCACAATGAATAAGGCTGGTCATGGGCCCAATGAGCATTGAATCCGTTGAAGCCTAGCAAATCTGTCTGACCTGCAACCCACAAAATGagagaagaccataaatgaaaggACTAAGAAAGGGAAATGGAAATCATTTAATATATTGAAATGAATAATCATATAAATGAATAATCATATTGAAAGGACTAAGACCATCCCGCACTTGAAGGGAACAAGAGAAATCCTCACAAGATATagcaatgaaagaaactcttcagCTTCAACATCCGTAGATTTCTGCAAAATGGAGGAAGTCACATCCCTTGGGACCCTTCAAGCACAAAACATCCATTCACAGTGATATCCAAATCCACCACCTTGCAGGCCAAATTGGGGAACTGAACTTACAGCTTACACTCCCCTAACCAGAAATCCTTCAAAAACTGAGCCCTCATCCCATTCCCCACCCAAAAACCAAACGCTCATCCCGTTCCAAATAACCATAGTCTACACCAACAAACTACCATCCCAACTTTGAAGAGTTTGAAGTTCAAAACTGATATAGAaataaataccaaaacaaagatcGCTGTTTCTTCACAAATCATTATGAATGCTGCAACTTCCTTAGAAAAAGTGTGTGAAGAAAATTAACGGTCTTTCAACAGGATGATATTCTAGTCAAGAAAATCAGGAAATATACCAAATAGCAACAGTAAATACACATTGTAATGTTTTGTAAGCAGTGTTCAGAGTATCAGTACCATTATGTATCAATGACCGaggatacagaaacatgtatcaGGACATGTTAAGAGACACATGTTTagacatgtaaaaataaaaatatcgtaAAAGACaactatatataataagtttcctgCACTTGTCCAACCTGAATCTTCCTTTGTATATTTATTAAATCTTCGAGGCTAGAGTGTGTGTTTGAGTTTTCATAATTTTCCATTTCTAGCGGTAGCTCATCCTAACAGGTTCTATAAATCTATAACGGTTAAATAAAggaagatatatcaaatggagcATGGTTTTCACAATTTAATTTCACAAAAACCAGTACATccttgcatgtgggccccatcaggcCACAATCTAATTTCACAAATCATGCCAAACCAAGTCAACAAACAAAGTTGGCAGTGAAAATCACCTTGAAACATAACAAGGCGAAGATAGTTACACATTCAACTTATCTGCACAAGGGTTAATGAGAAAAGAAAAgcaaatggaaaagaaatcaatgAGACTGAAACAGACAAGGGTGGTTAGCATTCAACTAGGCAAAAGATACAGATATCGTAAGGCTCTAAAAATTACTTTGTAAAATTTCCATAGACTTAGCATTATTTGACATCCTTCCAAGAATCTGAACACTCCAAAGATAGTGATTAACCAGAAGAAACTGCTGACAAGCTGGGTATGTGACCAATTTCTATTTAATTCTAaatcagtttttatttttttcataaatgagtggcccacctgatgagttgtcGTACTTGTTTTTGTTATGATCACATATGCATTAGAACCATCATCTGGACCGCTCGTCATGAAATCCATTGTTTTGAGTACATTGTTATTGCAACATGACATCTTAAAAGACaatttaagggcatgtttggatcaaATTTAATTACGATTACTAGTGCAATGAATGGATTTTAACTTGAAACTATCAAGCTCTGAAAGCAAGGTAAAAGCTGTTCAAGGGAAAATAAAAGATTAGACAATGGCAAAAAGACTCTGTTACCTTTTTCTAGTGATGATGATAAATTTTAGAAACACATTGCataagagaaaatagatacttgccTGAACAAGGTAAGTTCATCCACATGATATTTGTAACGAGAGGTTTCCTGAGAAAACAGATAACAAACtgttattcatcaaaattataaagagcAAAGGCTAGGAATGATTAAAAACACTATCAATATCCTCATCCTTAATATCATATAGGCTCAGAATCTTGCAAAATGCAACACATAGAAGGCAAATTTGTCAATCTActttcatgaaacaaaaattttcatctaGCGTAGAAAAGTGAAGAAGATAACAATGATAAACAACTACAGTAGAAAGAAGTGCCAAAAAACTTCCACATAATAAGCTAAATGATCAATGCAAGTCATAGTATAGAAACTaacaaaaagaaaaccaaattgaGGAATGGTGCAAATTCCTGGACCAAAAAGATCACCAAAAATGAATTTTGCGTGGACCAAAAAGTtagggaaagaaaaaaagaaaaaaaaaggagagagcaAAATAAGCTTACCATCTCTAAAGAGTTACATTCCAACAGGGAAGCACAAGGATAGAAGCATAATTGCCAAATCAGGTAACCATACTTGACCTGACCAATTCCAACCAGggggtcagcccaagcccaatccagcTTAAAGAGGACCTAACTGCAATTTTACATTCATGAAGAAGTAGCACACATTAGcagttaaaattagctcacactccAAATCACCATTCATTGTGTTTCAGACCACCAAACAATGATTGTTGATTTGTCGGGAAGTTGTCCCATGCAGTCCGACTTTGTAATATGGTGAAAACAAGCTGGCTGATTCCAGAATGTGATAAGACATGTTCAGAGTCAGTTCAAAGAACACAAGAGATACAGATATTCTTATAGAAATCTCTAAATACAAAG
Protein-coding regions in this window:
- the LOC131235669 gene encoding uncharacterized protein LOC131235669; its protein translation is MLAQPKSKKYFSPRYTSRNPYPQRAQPYEHVDARNDNRDLRRPDPRSVKLDQNGNRDLRTPNSRSFKPYQNGNRDTRLPDSRWVEPGTQDYLSLDQSNPTRMATRTQDYLNLDRSNPTKMAARTQDYFNLDRSNPTKMAARTQDYLSLDQLNPTRMAGGTRDYPTFNRSNPTRMVAGTRDYPAIDRSNPTRMVAGTQDYLALDRSNPTKMAARTRDYPTLDRSNPTIMATRIRDYPMLDRSNPTTMATRTRDYPTLDRSYPTKMAAKIQDYPTLDQSNPTRMTSSTQDYLTRMVVRTYPTVDQSNPNRMTVRTRVYPTVDRSNPTSMAPRIQDYPTLDQSNPTKMVGGTQDYPTLYQPNPTRMVARTRDYLTLDQSNPTRMATGNRDHLILDRSTADRMATRTQEYLTIDWSNPTRMVDRSQDYLALYQSNPTRIAAGTQDYMTLDRSKPMQRMPNPSAQEVTSLNEGDILI